A stretch of Oncorhynchus mykiss isolate Arlee chromosome 12, USDA_OmykA_1.1, whole genome shotgun sequence DNA encodes these proteins:
- the LOC110536820 gene encoding protocadherin gamma-B4 isoform X6 — protein sequence MSAANEVSEATATLGPRYNAQFPMQHVPDYRQNVYISGSTATLTANPQPMMPQPALQGPPQAMPQVDVPNAAQTPASKKKSTKKDKK from the exons ATGTCTGCTGCCAATG aGGTGAGCGAGGCGACGGCGACCCTTGGACCCCGCTACAACGCCCAGTTCCCCATGCAGCATGTGCCCGATTACCGCCAGAACGTCTACATCTCTGGCAGCACGGCCACCCTGACGGCCAACCCCCAGCCGATGATGCCCCAGCCGGCCCTGCAGGGCCCGCCACAGGCCATGCCCCAGGTTGACGTCCCCAACGCTGCCCAGACCCCCGCCAGCAAGAAGAAGTCCACCAAGAAGGACAAGAAGTAA